In a genomic window of Flavobacterium lipolyticum:
- a CDS encoding DUF2805 domain-containing protein produces MKKSNRKELNWEQTEKIVSLALEEKNPFEIIKKEFGLAEKEILEIMKKKMPLEKFEMWKKKAIANKPKPKPVKIDDFDEDLDGKYYIKNKLD; encoded by the coding sequence ATGAAAAAGAGTAACCGCAAAGAATTGAATTGGGAACAAACTGAAAAAATTGTTTCGTTAGCCTTAGAAGAAAAAAATCCATTTGAAATCATAAAAAAGGAATTTGGATTGGCAGAAAAAGAAATTCTGGAAATCATGAAGAAGAAAATGCCCCTTGAGAAATTTGAGATGTGGAAAAAAAAGGCCATTGCAAATAAACCAAAACCAAAGCCAGTTAAAATAGATGATTTTGACGAAGATTTGGATGGCAAATATTATATAAAAAACAAACTAGATTAA
- a CDS encoding sterol desaturase family protein: MNDIIAYFSTIPSSHRSLILVGGITFFWMIENTFPLFQMHYRKWQHAGINFFLTFTTIIVNFVLAFILIKTANWTVENHFGLLQWLPALPLWLYTIIGLLLLDLIGAYTPHYVQHRFKFLWRFHLVHHTDTWIDTTSANRHHPGESIIRFIFTTLGVLIIGSPMWMVFLYQTLSVISTQFTHANISLPQKLDTLLSYFIVSPNMHKVHHHYVLPYTDSNYGNIFSVWDRLFGTFTTLPKDKIIYGVDTHMAVEENNNLKNLLKIPFQKSRSAKNS, from the coding sequence ATGAATGATATTATTGCCTATTTCAGTACAATTCCGTCTTCACACAGAAGCTTAATTCTGGTTGGAGGAATTACCTTTTTTTGGATGATCGAAAATACCTTTCCTCTTTTCCAGATGCACTATCGAAAATGGCAGCATGCCGGAATCAATTTTTTCCTGACTTTCACTACCATAATTGTCAATTTTGTTTTGGCTTTTATTTTAATTAAAACTGCAAACTGGACCGTTGAAAACCACTTTGGACTGCTGCAATGGTTACCTGCTTTACCACTTTGGCTTTACACCATCATCGGTTTGCTCTTGTTGGATTTAATTGGTGCGTATACTCCTCATTATGTACAGCACAGGTTCAAATTTTTATGGCGTTTTCATCTTGTACATCACACCGATACCTGGATTGACACTACATCTGCAAATCGGCATCACCCCGGCGAAAGCATCATCCGATTTATCTTTACAACCCTTGGGGTTTTAATCATCGGAAGCCCAATGTGGATGGTTTTTCTATACCAAACCTTGTCTGTTATTTCTACGCAGTTTACTCATGCCAATATATCATTGCCTCAAAAACTAGACACTTTACTGAGTTATTTTATCGTTTCTCCCAATATGCACAAAGTACATCATCATTACGTTCTGCCGTATACAGACAGTAATTATGGCAACATTTTTTCGGTTTGGGATCGTCTGTTTGGTACTTTCACCACTTTACCCAAAGACAAAATAATCTATGGCGTAGATACCCACATGGCTGTTGAAGAAAACAACAATTTGAAAAATCTATTAAAAATACCGTTTCAAAAATCGAGATCAGCAAAAAACAGTTAA
- a CDS encoding GlsB/YeaQ/YmgE family stress response membrane protein produces the protein MEFLYFLLIGAISGWLAGQIWKGAGFGLLGNIVVGIVGGIIGGWIAGKLGIGGGGLLWQIIIAVGGAWILLFIISLIKKA, from the coding sequence ATGGAATTTTTATATTTTTTACTTATTGGTGCCATATCAGGATGGCTTGCAGGTCAGATCTGGAAAGGTGCAGGTTTTGGATTATTGGGTAATATCGTCGTAGGAATTGTTGGCGGTATTATTGGCGGCTGGATTGCCGGTAAATTAGGTATCGGTGGTGGCGGACTTCTTTGGCAAATTATAATTGCTGTTGGAGGAGCCTGGATCTTACTGTTCATTATCAGCTTAATCAAGAAAGCATAA
- the aqpZ gene encoding aquaporin Z, producing the protein MKKLFAEFFGTFWLVFGGCGSAIFAAGIPDLGIGFAGVALAFGLTVLTMAYAVGHISGGHFNPAVSFGLWAGGRFPAKDLIPYIVAQCVGALAAAGTLFTIASGKAGFAIDNTKAGAFASNGFGAFSPDGYSLQSAFIAEFVLTLFFLLVILGATDKFANGRFAGVAIGFALTLIHLISIPITNTSVNPARSLSQAIFVGGEPLSQVWLFWAAPILGAIVAGFIYKTLLQNHAEA; encoded by the coding sequence ATGAAAAAATTATTTGCAGAGTTTTTTGGAACTTTTTGGCTGGTTTTTGGAGGTTGCGGAAGCGCAATTTTCGCAGCCGGAATTCCCGACTTAGGAATCGGATTTGCAGGTGTTGCACTGGCTTTTGGTTTAACCGTACTTACAATGGCTTATGCCGTAGGACATATTTCAGGAGGCCACTTTAATCCGGCTGTTTCATTTGGTTTATGGGCAGGCGGCAGATTTCCTGCAAAAGACTTAATTCCTTACATAGTTGCACAATGCGTTGGTGCTCTTGCAGCCGCAGGAACTTTATTCACCATTGCATCAGGAAAAGCAGGTTTTGCCATTGATAATACCAAAGCGGGAGCTTTTGCTTCTAATGGTTTTGGAGCCTTCTCCCCTGACGGATATTCCTTGCAATCTGCTTTTATCGCTGAGTTTGTACTAACATTGTTTTTCTTATTAGTAATTTTAGGAGCTACAGATAAATTTGCCAACGGAAGATTTGCGGGTGTTGCAATTGGTTTTGCTCTAACCTTAATACACCTAATCAGTATTCCAATTACCAACACTTCTGTAAATCCCGCAAGATCATTATCTCAGGCCATTTTTGTTGGTGGAGAGCCGCTTTCTCAAGTCTGGCTGTTTTGGGCAGCTCCAATTTTGGGTGCTATTGTAGCAGGTTTCATATATAAAACCTTACTGCAAAATCACGCCGAAGCTTAA
- a CDS encoding DoxX family protein encodes MNLPWHLYLMASLYIIAGLNHFRKPGMYLKIIPSFFSNPKLINILSGVAEVIFGILLLIPVTSHFGAWGIIATLIAVFPSNLYMYQNKKASFGLPKWILFLRLPIQIVLIFWAYQYTF; translated from the coding sequence ATGAATTTACCCTGGCATTTGTATTTAATGGCTTCGCTCTATATTATTGCCGGATTAAATCATTTCAGAAAACCGGGAATGTACTTAAAGATCATTCCTTCATTTTTTTCAAATCCTAAATTAATAAATATTTTAAGTGGTGTTGCCGAAGTTATCTTCGGCATACTCCTCCTGATTCCTGTTACCTCTCATTTTGGTGCATGGGGAATTATAGCTACTTTAATTGCTGTATTCCCTTCCAATCTTTATATGTATCAGAATAAAAAAGCAAGTTTTGGTTTACCCAAGTGGATTTTGTTTCTACGCTTGCCCATTCAGATTGTCTTGATTTTTTGGGCATACCAATATACTTTTTAA
- a CDS encoding EamA family transporter — translation MSQNNVLKGVFLVALGATTYGMLATFVKMAYTEGYTTAEVTTSQFVLGIIGILLINTFQKLKHKDNVVKATPKNIFSLMLAGTSLGMTSLFYYLAVKYIPVSIGIVLLMQTVWIGVLLEMILEKKLPSKQKVFSVFIVLIGTVLATNILHNEIELDWRGLVWGMLAAASFTTTMFTANRVATEISSAQRSLYMLFGGAIIVFSFALATQVTPFNLAIFAKWGIVLALFGTIIPPMLMNLGFPLTGIGLGSIVSALELPVSVTMAYVLLNEEVILSQWIGIILIILAIVIMNVNFKRKNS, via the coding sequence ATGTCACAAAACAATGTATTAAAAGGAGTATTTTTAGTAGCCTTAGGAGCTACAACTTATGGAATGTTAGCCACTTTCGTAAAAATGGCCTACACAGAAGGATATACTACTGCCGAAGTAACTACCTCTCAATTTGTATTAGGAATCATTGGTATTTTACTAATCAATACGTTCCAAAAACTAAAACATAAAGACAATGTTGTGAAAGCAACTCCAAAAAACATATTCAGCTTAATGCTTGCCGGTACTTCATTAGGAATGACGAGTTTGTTTTATTATTTGGCTGTAAAATATATCCCTGTTTCAATTGGTATCGTTTTACTAATGCAAACAGTCTGGATAGGAGTTTTACTTGAAATGATCTTAGAAAAGAAATTACCTTCCAAACAAAAGGTCTTTTCGGTATTTATCGTTCTTATAGGTACTGTTTTAGCCACTAATATTCTACACAACGAAATCGAACTGGACTGGAGAGGACTTGTTTGGGGAATGTTAGCCGCTGCTTCTTTTACCACTACTATGTTTACAGCCAATCGCGTTGCGACCGAAATCTCGTCGGCACAACGTAGTTTGTACATGCTGTTTGGAGGTGCCATTATCGTATTTTCATTTGCCTTGGCGACACAGGTTACTCCTTTTAATCTTGCTATTTTTGCAAAATGGGGAATCGTATTGGCTTTATTCGGAACTATCATTCCTCCGATGTTAATGAATCTTGGATTTCCATTAACGGGAATTGGTCTTGGAAGTATTGTTTCTGCCCTTGAACTGCCAGTTTCGGTAACCATGGCCTACGTTTTATTAAATGAAGAAGTAATTCTTTCACAATGGATTGGAATTATTCTAATCATTTTAGCCATTGTTATTATGAATGTAAATTTCAAACGCAAGAACAGTTAA
- a CDS encoding peptidylprolyl isomerase, producing the protein MKFKFLFLFCLAVVNIQAQATKKPVAKPKPKTATTAAKTAPKTNPGEGIFATIATTKGDIVVSLEYVKTPVTVANFISLAEGTNPNVKVEKLKGKPFYDGLKFHRVINDFMIQGGDPDGNGTGGPGYAFKDEFVPELKFEKGGVLAMANSGPATNGSQFFITHKDTPWLNGKHTIFGHVVSGMDNVNKIVQDDIMTKITITRKGAAAKKFDAVKVLAEDAKKQDVKKAESQKVITEKAAYFAATKAKATATASGLKYVVTQKGTGVKGADGSNIYFHYAGYFEDGNLFDSSISTVAKAYGKYDANRDAQKGYKAFPFVVGKKDGMIPGFIEALDMMTDGEKAIFFLPSNLAYGEKGAGGVIPPNATLIFEIETYKEQPVK; encoded by the coding sequence ATGAAGTTTAAATTTCTATTTTTATTTTGCCTGGCAGTTGTAAATATTCAGGCTCAGGCTACCAAAAAACCAGTAGCCAAACCAAAGCCAAAAACAGCAACTACAGCAGCAAAAACAGCCCCTAAAACCAATCCTGGCGAAGGCATTTTTGCCACAATAGCCACCACAAAAGGAGATATTGTAGTTTCTTTAGAATATGTAAAAACACCGGTAACTGTGGCTAACTTTATCTCGTTGGCAGAAGGCACGAACCCAAACGTTAAAGTGGAAAAACTTAAAGGTAAACCCTTTTACGACGGATTGAAATTTCACCGAGTAATCAATGATTTCATGATTCAGGGTGGAGATCCTGACGGAAATGGTACAGGAGGTCCCGGATATGCATTTAAAGACGAATTTGTACCAGAATTGAAATTTGAAAAGGGCGGAGTTTTAGCAATGGCGAATTCAGGTCCTGCTACAAACGGAAGTCAGTTTTTCATCACACATAAAGATACACCGTGGTTAAACGGTAAACATACTATTTTTGGGCATGTAGTTTCGGGAATGGACAATGTTAATAAAATTGTTCAGGACGATATTATGACTAAAATTACCATTACACGCAAAGGTGCTGCAGCCAAAAAATTTGATGCTGTAAAAGTACTTGCTGAAGATGCAAAAAAACAAGATGTAAAAAAAGCAGAATCTCAAAAAGTGATTACTGAAAAAGCAGCTTATTTTGCCGCTACAAAAGCGAAAGCTACTGCAACAGCTTCCGGTTTAAAATATGTCGTTACACAAAAAGGAACAGGCGTTAAAGGAGCTGACGGATCTAACATTTACTTTCACTATGCAGGATATTTTGAAGATGGAAATCTCTTTGACAGTAGTATCTCTACCGTAGCGAAAGCTTATGGTAAATACGATGCCAACCGTGATGCCCAAAAAGGATACAAAGCATTCCCTTTTGTTGTAGGTAAAAAAGACGGAATGATTCCTGGTTTTATTGAAGCTTTAGACATGATGACAGATGGAGAAAAAGCTATATTCTTCCTTCCTTCTAATCTAGCTTACGGAGAAAAAGGTGCCGGAGGTGTAATTCCGCCAAACGCCACTTTAATCTTTGAAATCGAAACTTATAAAGAGCAGCCAGTAAAGTAA
- a CDS encoding peptidylprolyl isomerase, with protein MKKSILLVLLAVSSLFSCKDEHSNLPDGLYADIETNKGHIIVELDYKKAPVTVANFVTLAEGKSEFVTKDYLKGKPFYDGLKFHRVIENFMIQTGDPEGTGSGDAGYRFKDEITDLKFDKAGVLAMANNGPATNSSQFFITHVETPWLDGKHTIFGHVVEKGQEVVNQIKQDDKIVSVKIIRNGEAAKKFDAIKVFHDYFSEIAKEKGKYAGVQKEKVAYLASIKPKATKTNSGLEFVITEKGTGKKPATGAQLYINYSGFLEDGTLFDSSVEEVNKAFGKFDAARAEAHGYQPIPFQAGRKDGMIPGFIEGIEQLSFGDKAVLFIPAHLAYGATGAGGVIPPNANIIFEIQLLEKPQ; from the coding sequence ATGAAAAAAAGTATTCTACTAGTATTACTTGCCGTTAGTTCATTATTCTCTTGTAAAGACGAACACAGCAACCTGCCTGATGGTTTATATGCGGATATTGAAACCAATAAAGGACACATTATTGTTGAATTGGATTACAAAAAAGCACCTGTTACAGTAGCTAATTTTGTAACTTTAGCCGAAGGTAAAAGCGAGTTTGTTACTAAAGATTACCTAAAAGGAAAACCTTTTTACGACGGATTGAAATTTCACAGAGTTATTGAAAATTTTATGATTCAGACCGGAGATCCTGAAGGAACTGGTTCTGGTGATGCAGGATACCGATTTAAAGATGAGATCACCGATTTAAAATTTGACAAAGCTGGTGTTTTAGCAATGGCGAACAATGGTCCGGCTACAAACAGCAGTCAGTTCTTCATCACACATGTTGAGACTCCATGGTTAGACGGGAAACACACTATTTTTGGTCATGTGGTTGAAAAAGGACAGGAAGTGGTAAATCAGATCAAACAAGACGACAAAATTGTTTCGGTAAAAATTATCAGAAACGGTGAAGCTGCCAAAAAGTTTGATGCCATAAAAGTATTTCACGATTATTTCTCTGAAATTGCTAAGGAAAAAGGGAAATACGCTGGTGTACAAAAAGAAAAAGTAGCGTATTTAGCCTCTATTAAACCTAAAGCGACCAAAACCAATTCAGGGCTAGAATTTGTAATCACTGAAAAAGGAACAGGTAAAAAACCGGCTACAGGAGCTCAGTTGTACATCAATTATTCAGGCTTTTTAGAAGACGGTACTTTATTTGATTCAAGCGTAGAAGAAGTTAATAAAGCTTTCGGAAAATTTGATGCTGCAAGAGCCGAAGCACACGGATACCAGCCAATTCCTTTCCAGGCAGGCCGTAAAGACGGAATGATTCCCGGTTTTATTGAAGGAATTGAGCAACTTTCTTTTGGAGACAAAGCAGTACTTTTTATTCCTGCACATCTGGCTTACGGAGCAACCGGTGCCGGCGGAGTAATTCCTCCAAATGCTAATATTATTTTCGAAATTCAATTATTAGAAAAACCTCAATAA
- the gldI gene encoding gliding motility-associated peptidyl-prolyl isomerase GldI — MNYLKRSSCALLFAVLLVSCKQHEDARRPISQASGTFMKKSADRNKKLVANEEDVIKKIIKSNPKTKYYATRKGYWLYYDERNETDLQTPKKGDIAYFNLEIKDINGKIIYSEADLGPQTYYVDKQDIMMGLRDGIKMMHKNETVTFLFPSHIAYGYHGDNKKIGPNQSLMCTVTLRNFVPDPAANPTTTAAQTPKTTAPKTVTQAKKDTLNP, encoded by the coding sequence ATGAACTACTTAAAACGAAGCAGTTGCGCCCTACTTTTTGCTGTTTTATTGGTTAGCTGTAAACAACATGAAGATGCCAGAAGACCTATTTCTCAGGCCTCCGGTACTTTTATGAAAAAATCAGCCGATCGAAATAAAAAATTAGTAGCCAATGAAGAGGATGTTATCAAAAAAATAATCAAAAGCAATCCGAAAACAAAATACTATGCCACCCGAAAAGGATACTGGCTGTATTATGACGAACGAAATGAAACTGATCTTCAGACTCCTAAAAAAGGAGATATCGCTTATTTTAATCTGGAAATAAAAGATATCAATGGCAAAATAATCTATTCTGAAGCCGATCTGGGTCCACAAACCTATTATGTAGACAAGCAAGACATTATGATGGGATTGCGTGACGGTATAAAAATGATGCATAAAAACGAAACCGTGACTTTCTTATTCCCTTCGCATATCGCCTACGGATATCATGGAGACAATAAAAAAATAGGACCCAATCAATCCTTAATGTGTACTGTTACACTTCGTAACTTTGTACCGGATCCAGCTGCTAATCCAACAACTACAGCTGCACAAACCCCTAAAACAACAGCTCCTAAAACTGTAACCCAAGCTAAAAAAGATACCTTAAACCCATAA